One window of Methanobrevibacter sp. genomic DNA carries:
- the fni gene encoding type 2 isopentenyl-diphosphate Delta-isomerase, with product MISDRKLEHLLICENYDVEFKNKTTGFEDIELIHNVLPEIDKNEIDLSTSAFGKKLDSPLFITAITGGHPAAKEVNKQLAIAAENNNIALGVGSQRAACEHPELEDTYTVVRENAPNCLLVGNIGAPQLNLAEKAVEILDADILAIHLNPLQESIQPEGDLDARGYLDLIGQIAGSVKIPTVAKETGCGISAESAKSLVDAGIDFIDVEGAGGTSWAAVETYRADDRYLGETFWDWGIPTAISTAEVTNAVNVPVISSGGIRSGLEAAKAIALGADAVGMALPFLKNSTSQDQLNKFISRFNDSLRIAMFLVGANNIEELKQSKLVIRGKTREWLNERGINTKIYSRR from the coding sequence ATGATTTCAGATAGAAAATTGGAGCATTTATTAATTTGTGAAAATTATGATGTTGAGTTTAAAAATAAGACAACCGGATTTGAGGATATTGAATTAATTCATAATGTTTTGCCTGAAATTGATAAAAATGAAATTGACTTATCCACATCTGCTTTCGGTAAAAAATTAGATTCACCACTGTTTATCACAGCTATTACTGGAGGTCATCCTGCCGCAAAGGAAGTTAATAAACAATTAGCTATTGCAGCTGAAAATAACAATATTGCTTTGGGGGTTGGTTCCCAAAGGGCAGCATGTGAACATCCTGAACTTGAAGATACTTATACTGTAGTTCGTGAAAATGCACCTAATTGTTTACTTGTCGGCAATATTGGAGCTCCACAGTTAAATCTGGCTGAAAAAGCAGTGGAAATTTTAGATGCGGATATTTTGGCTATTCATTTAAATCCTCTTCAAGAATCCATACAGCCGGAAGGGGATCTTGACGCCAGAGGCTATTTGGACTTAATTGGCCAAATTGCAGGTTCTGTTAAAATCCCTACTGTTGCAAAGGAAACCGGTTGCGGCATTTCTGCAGAATCAGCAAAATCACTTGTAGATGCCGGAATTGATTTTATTGATGTGGAAGGTGCTGGCGGAACTAGCTGGGCAGCTGTTGAAACATACAGGGCAGATGACAGATATCTTGGAGAAACATTTTGGGATTGGGGTATTCCAACTGCAATCAGTACTGCTGAAGTTACAAATGCTGTAAATGTTCCTGTAATTTCATCCGGTGGAATTCGCAGTGGTCTTGAAGCGGCCAAAGCTATTGCTCTTGGAGCAGATGCTGTTGGTATGGCATTGCCTTTCTTAAAAAATTCCACTTCTCAAGACCAGTTAAATAAATTCATTTCCAGATTTAATGATTCATTAAGAATTGCAATGTTTTTGGTTGGAGCCAATAACATTGAAGAATTAAAACAAAGTAAATTAGTCATACGTGGGAAAACAAGAGAGTGGCTTAATGAAAGAGGTATTAACACAAAAATTTATTCGAGGAGATAA
- a CDS encoding isopentenyl phosphate kinase codes for MIILKIGGSILTNKDSSKSEVDFESLNRIALEIKSSLDNSSKEMLIVHGAGSFGHPPAKKYKIGEVFDESEYPQKRIGFCETQNAVKRLNMNVCEAFIEQGLPVVAIPASSFMTATNKRITQGNLDSFERYLKKGFIPVIYGDVVLDDELEICVISGDQLIQYLAVNLNPDRVILATDVDGVYNKNPKTHDDAIFFDKFSSLEDLDTLEGTTNIDVTGGMVGKIKELLYLADLGIESKIINAEVENNIFKVLENEDVKGTVISRGN; via the coding sequence ATGATTATTTTAAAAATTGGCGGAAGTATTTTAACAAACAAGGATTCTTCCAAAAGCGAAGTTGATTTTGAAAGTCTTAATAGAATAGCTTTGGAAATTAAGTCTTCCTTAGATAATTCTTCTAAAGAAATGCTTATTGTTCATGGTGCAGGATCATTTGGACATCCGCCTGCTAAAAAATATAAGATTGGTGAGGTATTTGACGAATCCGAATATCCTCAAAAGCGTATTGGATTTTGTGAAACTCAAAATGCCGTTAAAAGATTGAATATGAATGTTTGTGAAGCATTCATTGAACAGGGATTGCCCGTTGTTGCAATTCCTGCTTCAAGTTTCATGACAGCCACCAATAAAAGAATCACTCAAGGCAACTTGGATTCATTTGAAAGATATCTCAAAAAAGGTTTCATTCCTGTAATTTACGGAGATGTTGTTTTGGATGATGAACTGGAAATATGCGTAATTTCCGGTGACCAGTTAATCCAATACCTTGCGGTGAATCTAAATCCGGATAGGGTAATTCTTGCAACAGACGTTGACGGAGTATATAATAAAAACCCGAAAACACACGATGACGCTATATTTTTTGATAAATTCTCTTCACTTGAGGATTTGGACACCCTGGAGGGAACCACAAATATTGATGTTACCGGCGGAATGGTTGGAAAAATTAAAGAATTATTATATTTAGCAGATTTGGGAATTGAATCTAAAATAATAAATGCTGAAGTTGAAAATAATATTTTCAAGGTATTGGAAAACGAAGACGTGAAAGGAACTGTAATTTCAAGGGGAAATTAA
- the mvk gene encoding mevalonate kinase: MIAKASAPAKTILFGEHSVVYGEPAIAGAVNKRAFVTIKDSDSDISIFKAPDIGFEAELISTHKKYVLRKGKPGIIRYILECLYKAHDHSPIEITLSSNVPIGSGLGSSAAVTVATLAALYRYHNIRFNKKSLAHDAHMVEQAVQGMASPLDTLVSTYGGLVYLSKNKKVERFKVNFNAPFVVGYTNKHGNTGKMVRDVKNLKNRNPKIIDPVIAAMGNLTNYAKQAILKKDYNKIGELMNINHGFLDVIGVNTLELSRMVYNAREAGAIGSKTTGAGGGGSIIALCPGKVDEVADAIACDDNILKVKFTKRGVSSRVYK; this comes from the coding sequence ATGATAGCTAAAGCTTCTGCTCCGGCAAAAACTATATTATTTGGTGAGCATTCTGTTGTTTATGGCGAACCTGCTATTGCAGGTGCTGTTAATAAACGTGCTTTTGTCACAATTAAAGATTCAGATTCGGATATATCTATTTTTAAAGCACCGGATATAGGATTTGAAGCAGAATTGATTTCAACACATAAGAAATATGTTTTAAGAAAAGGAAAACCTGGTATTATTAGATATATTTTAGAATGTCTTTACAAAGCACATGACCACTCTCCAATTGAAATAACATTATCTTCCAATGTTCCTATTGGTTCAGGGCTCGGTTCATCAGCGGCAGTTACAGTAGCTACACTTGCTGCATTATATAGATATCATAATATTCGTTTTAATAAAAAATCTCTAGCTCATGATGCTCATATGGTGGAACAGGCTGTTCAGGGAATGGCCAGCCCGCTTGATACTTTGGTTTCCACCTATGGAGGGCTTGTTTATTTATCTAAAAATAAAAAGGTTGAACGTTTTAAGGTAAACTTCAATGCTCCATTTGTTGTAGGGTATACTAATAAGCATGGAAATACTGGCAAAATGGTTAGAGATGTTAAAAATTTAAAAAATAGAAATCCAAAAATTATAGATCCTGTAATTGCTGCTATGGGCAATTTAACTAATTATGCAAAACAGGCCATCTTGAAAAAGGATTATAATAAAATTGGTGAATTAATGAATATCAATCACGGATTTTTAGATGTTATTGGTGTAAATACATTGGAATTGTCTCGTATGGTATATAATGCAAGAGAAGCCGGAGCTATTGGTTCTAAAACTACTGGTGCAGGTGGCGGAGGCAGTATTATTGCTCTTTGTCCGGGAAAAGTTGACGAAGTTGCAGATGCTATTGCCTGTGATGATAATATTTTGAAAGTTAAATTTACTAAAAGAGGCGTCTCTTCAAGGGTTTATAAGTGA
- a CDS encoding MEMO1 family protein has product MLRQPAVAGSFYPNDAENLKRIIESCFLDKSGIGFIPKLNKFEGNDYPINVMVPHAGYQYSGAISTHGYCSIVTNGFPDVFIIISPNHTGFGSEISIFNEGEWITPLGNVEVDCEFADEIISISDIASSDFTAHVNEHSIEVQLPFLQYFSSDFKIVPITMGVQTFATSNDLANAIFEAGNNLDKSYCVIASTDLSHFNNQEKANKVDGFVLEDIAEMNEFKLFEEVVQYNITMCGYGPVMTAISLSKMSGKDSCEILAYQTSGDVTGDLSSVVGYASGVFK; this is encoded by the coding sequence ATGTTAAGACAACCTGCTGTAGCCGGATCATTTTATCCGAATGATGCCGAGAATCTAAAAAGAATTATTGAAAGCTGTTTTTTAGATAAATCAGGCATAGGTTTCATACCTAAATTAAATAAGTTTGAAGGTAATGATTATCCTATCAATGTTATGGTCCCTCATGCAGGTTATCAATATTCTGGTGCAATATCCACTCACGGCTATTGCAGCATAGTTACTAATGGTTTTCCTGATGTTTTTATTATTATAAGTCCAAACCACACTGGTTTCGGTAGTGAAATTTCTATTTTCAATGAAGGTGAATGGATAACACCTTTAGGCAATGTTGAGGTTGACTGCGAATTTGCAGACGAAATCATTTCCATTTCAGATATTGCAAGTTCTGATTTCACTGCTCATGTCAATGAGCACAGCATAGAAGTTCAACTACCATTCCTTCAATATTTTTCTTCTGATTTTAAAATTGTTCCAATAACTATGGGTGTGCAAACTTTTGCCACCTCAAATGATTTGGCTAATGCTATTTTTGAAGCCGGAAATAATCTGGATAAATCTTACTGCGTTATTGCAAGCACTGATTTATCTCATTTTAATAATCAGGAAAAGGCAAATAAAGTTGATGGATTTGTTTTGGAAGATATTGCGGAAATGAATGAATTCAAATTATTTGAAGAAGTCGTTCAATATAATATTACTATGTGCGGATATGGTCCTGTAATGACTGCCATTTCACTTTCTAAAATGTCCGGAAAGGATTCTTGTGAAATATTGGCATATCAGACCAGTGGTGATGTTACTGGCGATTTAAGTTCTGTTGTTGGATATGCTTCAGGTGTTTTTAAATAA
- the rpsB gene encoding 30S ribosomal protein S2 produces the protein MANDELLIDLDNYLAAGLHIGTQQKTSDMEKYIFRVRSDGLYVLDIQKTDERIRQIAKLLAKYDPEDILVVATRQYGQAPVKKFGELTGAKTIPGRFIPGTLTNPNYAKFIEPKVIVVTDPRSDAQAVLESKQNGILVVALCDTENLLSFVDIAVPVNNKGRKAIALVYWLLARQILRERGEIPEDGDLDIGPNDFELKF, from the coding sequence ATGGCAAATGATGAACTTTTAATTGACTTAGATAATTACTTAGCAGCTGGTTTACATATTGGTACTCAACAAAAAACCAGTGATATGGAAAAATATATATTCAGAGTAAGATCTGACGGTTTATACGTATTGGATATTCAAAAAACTGATGAAAGAATCAGACAAATCGCAAAACTTTTAGCAAAATACGACCCTGAAGATATTTTGGTAGTTGCTACCAGACAGTACGGTCAGGCTCCTGTTAAAAAATTCGGTGAACTTACCGGTGCAAAAACCATTCCTGGAAGATTCATCCCAGGTACTTTAACCAACCCGAATTATGCTAAATTCATTGAACCAAAAGTTATTGTTGTAACTGACCCAAGGTCTGATGCACAAGCTGTTTTAGAATCCAAACAAAACGGCATTCTCGTTGTTGCATTATGTGATACTGAAAACTTACTCAGTTTTGTTGATATTGCAGTGCCTGTTAACAACAAAGGTAGAAAAGCTATCGCTTTAGTTTACTGGTTACTTGCAAGACAAATCTTAAGAGAAAGAGGGGAAATTCCTGAAGACGGAGACTTAGATATCGGTCCTAATGACTTTGAACTTAAATTTTAA
- a CDS encoding 4Fe-4S binding protein, with translation MSKITIDYDKCDGADCVECVDVCPMEVLVLKGDKIEIVDPDECSYCEVCMDVCPNDCINVEDDF, from the coding sequence ATGTCTAAAATAACTATTGATTATGATAAATGTGATGGTGCAGACTGCGTCGAATGCGTTGATGTTTGTCCTATGGAAGTATTAGTTCTTAAAGGAGACAAAATCGAAATTGTCGATCCTGATGAATGTAGCTATTGTGAAGTATGTATGGACGTTTGTCCTAATGATTGTATTAATGTTGAAGATGATTTTTAA
- the eno gene encoding phosphopyruvate hydratase, whose translation MVSIIEDVQVRKILDSRGNPTIEVDVVTWNSSGRAAAPSGASTGSREVVSYPKGGIDEVVSEMEDLIASELIGMDAEDLATIDEVLREVDGTDNLSAIGGNTTVAISMAVAKAAAASYNMPLYKYIGGNLVNELPFPLGNMMNGGAHAGINAPDIQEFLVVPTGADNVADAIFANASVHKKLKELIQTKDSNFTGGKGDEGGWIPNISNLAALEIQSQACEEVGDELGIEIKPALDMAASELWNADEQKYIYAQDGIKKDTGDQIDFVKDIIDTYNMFYVEDPFEESDFEGFSQLSAKAGDKCLICGDDLFVTNKRLLAKGIEMNAANAIIIKPNQIGSLSETYATVKLAKENNIVPVVSHRSGETTDETIAHLAVGFSSPMIKTGAIGGERIAKLNELIRIEEELPNPMMGKF comes from the coding sequence TTGGTTAGTATAATAGAAGACGTCCAAGTTCGAAAGATTTTGGATAGCAGAGGAAACCCTACTATTGAAGTAGATGTAGTTACTTGGAATAGTTCGGGCAGGGCTGCTGCACCTAGCGGAGCAAGTACTGGTTCAAGAGAAGTAGTATCTTATCCTAAAGGTGGAATTGATGAAGTTGTTAGTGAAATGGAAGATTTAATCGCTTCCGAACTTATTGGAATGGATGCTGAGGACTTGGCAACTATTGATGAAGTTTTAAGGGAAGTCGATGGAACTGATAATTTGTCTGCTATTGGAGGCAATACTACTGTTGCTATATCAATGGCAGTGGCTAAAGCTGCAGCTGCATCTTATAATATGCCATTATATAAATACATTGGTGGAAATTTAGTAAATGAATTACCTTTCCCTTTAGGTAATATGATGAATGGTGGAGCACATGCAGGTATTAACGCACCGGACATTCAGGAGTTTCTGGTAGTTCCTACCGGAGCTGATAATGTTGCTGATGCGATTTTTGCAAATGCTTCTGTTCACAAAAAGTTGAAAGAATTAATTCAAACTAAAGATTCAAACTTTACTGGCGGTAAAGGTGATGAAGGAGGTTGGATACCTAATATTTCTAATCTCGCAGCTTTAGAAATTCAATCACAGGCTTGTGAGGAAGTTGGCGATGAATTAGGTATCGAAATAAAGCCTGCTTTGGATATGGCTGCATCTGAATTATGGAATGCAGATGAGCAGAAATATATTTATGCTCAGGACGGTATTAAAAAAGATACCGGAGATCAAATTGATTTCGTAAAAGATATTATTGATACTTACAATATGTTTTATGTAGAAGACCCATTTGAGGAATCTGACTTTGAAGGATTTTCCCAATTGTCTGCAAAAGCTGGCGATAAATGTCTTATTTGTGGTGACGATTTGTTTGTTACAAATAAAAGGTTATTGGCAAAAGGCATTGAAATGAATGCTGCAAACGCCATAATTATTAAACCAAATCAAATAGGTTCTTTATCTGAAACTTATGCTACTGTTAAATTAGCTAAAGAAAATAATATTGTCCCTGTTGTATCTCATAGGTCTGGTGAAACTACTGATGAAACTATTGCACACTTAGCAGTCGGTTTTTCATCTCCAATGATAAAAACCGGAGCTATTGGCGGGGAGAGAATAGCTAAATTAAACGAACTTATCCGTATTGAAGAAGAACTTCCTAATCCAATGATGGGTAAATTTTAA
- a CDS encoding DNA-directed RNA polymerase subunit K — MDVEKKLTRFERARLLGARAIQISMGARPLVEIKDSLDPIDIAYEELKAGVLPLDVIRYE, encoded by the coding sequence ATGGATGTTGAAAAAAAATTAACAAGGTTTGAAAGGGCTAGACTTCTCGGAGCTAGAGCAATTCAAATATCAATGGGTGCCAGGCCTTTAGTTGAAATTAAAGACTCTTTAGATCCTATTGATATAGCTTACGAAGAACTCAAAGCTGGAGTTTTACCATTAGATGTTATTAGATATGAATAA
- a CDS encoding DNA-directed RNA polymerase subunit N translates to MIPIRCLSCGKPVSAVFDEYNKRVAAGEKSKDVLDDLGLTRYCCRRMLISHVETWE, encoded by the coding sequence ATGATTCCTATTAGATGTTTAAGTTGTGGAAAACCTGTATCAGCAGTCTTTGATGAATACAATAAAAGAGTTGCTGCTGGTGAAAAATCTAAAGACGTTTTAGATGATTTGGGTTTAACTAGATATTGTTGTAGAAGAATGTTAATTTCTCATGTGGAAACATGGGAATAG
- a CDS encoding 30S ribosomal protein S9, whose protein sequence is MVKVIHTSGKRKTAIARGTVREGTGKVRINRVPLELYSPELANLKLQEPLILAGDLANEVDINIHVVGGGVMGQAEAARMVIAKGFVQWSQDMDLKDKFIQYDRTMLVGDPRRSEPKKYGGPGARARKQKSYR, encoded by the coding sequence ATGGTTAAAGTTATTCATACAAGTGGAAAACGTAAAACAGCTATTGCTAGAGGTACTGTTCGTGAAGGAACCGGTAAAGTTAGAATCAACAGAGTTCCTTTAGAACTTTATTCTCCAGAGCTTGCTAACTTAAAATTACAAGAACCATTAATCTTAGCTGGTGACTTAGCTAATGAAGTGGATATCAACATTCACGTTGTTGGTGGAGGAGTAATGGGTCAAGCTGAAGCTGCACGTATGGTAATTGCAAAAGGATTCGTCCAATGGTCACAAGATATGGATTTAAAAGATAAATTCATACAATATGACAGAACCATGTTGGTTGGTGACCCAAGACGTTCAGAACCTAAAAAATACGGCGGTCCTGGAGCAAGAGCTCGTAAACAAAAAAGTTACAGATAA
- a CDS encoding 50S ribosomal protein L13, giving the protein MIIDGEGCVLGRLASITSKNLLEGEEVVIINAEKIMLTGNKDWAYAKYKQRVDRASISNPRDLGPKYPRRPDDIFRRTVRGMLPFKKSKGKTAFKGLKAFVGVPAEYADAELTAVPEAEYKNIKKGIELGEISKLLGATF; this is encoded by the coding sequence ATGATTATTGATGGAGAAGGATGCGTTTTAGGAAGATTAGCTAGTATAACTAGTAAAAATCTTTTAGAAGGCGAAGAAGTAGTAATTATTAATGCTGAAAAAATTATGTTAACTGGTAATAAGGATTGGGCTTATGCTAAATACAAACAAAGAGTTGACAGGGCAAGTATTTCTAACCCTCGTGATTTAGGTCCTAAATATCCTAGAAGACCGGATGATATATTTAGAAGAACTGTAAGAGGAATGTTACCTTTCAAAAAATCTAAAGGTAAAACTGCATTCAAAGGATTAAAAGCATTTGTTGGCGTACCTGCAGAATATGCTGATGCAGAACTCACAGCAGTTCCTGAAGCAGAATACAAGAACATTAAAAAAGGTATCGAATTAGGAGAAATCTCCAAACTTTTAGGAGCTACCTTTTAG
- a CDS encoding 50S ribosomal protein L18e — MAKKIIKTNPNLIELINKLYEQSRSEDAAIWKDVAQRLERSNRRTAEVNLSDIARHADAGETILVPGKVLSNGNLTEKVDVVALKFSAKAQEKIESAGGECISIDKIIESNPKGSNIRIME; from the coding sequence ATGGCAAAAAAGATTATAAAAACTAATCCTAACCTTATTGAACTTATTAATAAACTTTATGAACAATCAAGAAGTGAAGATGCAGCTATTTGGAAAGATGTTGCTCAAAGACTTGAAAGGTCTAACAGAAGAACCGCTGAAGTGAATTTGTCTGATATTGCAAGACATGCTGATGCAGGTGAAACTATTTTAGTACCTGGTAAAGTTTTATCAAATGGTAATTTAACAGAAAAAGTAGATGTTGTAGCATTAAAATTCTCAGCTAAAGCACAAGAGAAAATTGAAAGTGCTGGTGGAGAATGCATCTCAATTGATAAGATAATCGAATCCAATCCTAAAGGATCAAACATTAGGATCATGGAATAA
- a CDS encoding DNA-directed RNA polymerase subunit D, with the protein MEIEVKSQKDDEIVFIVRDAEVPFVNAIRRCAMVNVPKIAIEDVNIIRNDSAMFNEVLAHRLGLTPLVSDLDALEGLSLPEDDDWEEYSNGIMFTLNEVGPKVVYSKHLISSDSKIKPVYDTIPLVKLKEDEELKIEAVAKVGYGKEHAKWMPTTVCAYKQYPDITFNDDVEIDYDCASACPRGILKSDRRSKKIKILDIENCAMCKSCVRASTNGYINVGYRENDFIFRIETDGSMPPKEVLLKACEVLGEKADKFIRFSEEGGSK; encoded by the coding sequence ATGGAGATAGAAGTTAAAAGTCAAAAGGATGATGAAATTGTATTCATTGTTCGTGATGCAGAAGTACCTTTCGTTAATGCTATTAGAAGATGCGCTATGGTGAACGTGCCTAAAATAGCTATTGAAGATGTGAATATTATTAGAAACGATTCTGCAATGTTTAATGAGGTGCTTGCTCATAGGCTTGGTTTAACTCCTTTAGTTTCTGATTTAGATGCTCTTGAAGGTTTATCTTTACCAGAAGATGATGATTGGGAAGAATATTCCAATGGAATTATGTTTACTTTAAATGAAGTTGGTCCTAAAGTTGTTTACTCTAAGCATTTAATATCTTCAGACTCAAAAATTAAACCGGTATACGATACTATTCCTTTAGTAAAACTTAAAGAAGATGAAGAACTCAAAATAGAAGCTGTTGCAAAAGTAGGTTATGGAAAAGAGCATGCAAAATGGATGCCAACTACAGTTTGTGCTTACAAACAGTATCCAGACATCACATTTAATGATGATGTGGAAATTGATTATGACTGTGCATCTGCATGTCCTAGAGGAATCTTAAAATCCGACAGAAGATCTAAAAAGATTAAAATTTTAGATATTGAAAATTGTGCTATGTGCAAAAGCTGTGTTAGGGCTTCAACTAATGGCTACATAAATGTAGGGTATCGTGAAAATGATTTCATATTTAGAATAGAAACTGATGGATCAATGCCTCCTAAGGAAGTTTTATTAAAAGCTTGTGAAGTATTAGGTGAAAAAGCAGATAAGTTTATCAGATTTAGTGAAGAAGGAGGAAGTAAATAA
- a CDS encoding 30S ribosomal protein S11 translates to MAKDEKWGIANIYSSFNNTIITVTDITGAETISQWSGGKVVRADRQQASPFAAMAAATRIADDAKEKGFVGLHIKVRAPGGNGPRSPGPGAQATIRALARAGIKIGKIEDITPIPHDGTGRPGGKRGRRV, encoded by the coding sequence ATGGCAAAAGATGAAAAATGGGGTATAGCTAATATTTACTCATCATTCAACAACACTATTATTACTGTAACAGATATTACTGGTGCTGAAACTATTTCCCAATGGTCTGGTGGAAAAGTTGTACGTGCAGACAGACAACAAGCTTCACCTTTTGCAGCTATGGCTGCAGCAACTAGAATAGCTGATGATGCTAAAGAAAAAGGATTCGTTGGTTTGCATATCAAAGTAAGAGCTCCTGGTGGAAACGGACCTAGAAGTCCGGGTCCTGGTGCACAAGCTACTATTCGTGCTTTAGCAAGAGCTGGAATTAAAATAGGAAAAATTGAAGATATCACTCCAATCCCTCACGACGGTACTGGAAGACCTGGTGGTAAAAGAGGAAGAAGAGTTTAG
- a CDS encoding 30S ribosomal protein S4, with product MGQPRKSRKKYNTPPHPWNAERIKNENKLMAKYGLKNKKEIWKADTLVRRYSREARYLLGFSTDQMQEEKLELLGHLARTGILPEGAALEEILDLNVEDILRRRLQTIVYNKGLARTPKEARMFVVHGHIALNGKKINSPSYVVLRGQEEDIGFYRSSPVAKQIEEYNNSKADKVNTEE from the coding sequence ATGGGACAACCTAGAAAATCAAGGAAAAAGTATAATACACCACCACATCCTTGGAATGCGGAAAGAATTAAAAATGAAAATAAATTAATGGCTAAATACGGTTTAAAAAATAAAAAAGAGATTTGGAAAGCCGATACTTTAGTCAGAAGATACAGTAGGGAAGCAAGATACTTACTTGGGTTCTCAACTGATCAGATGCAAGAAGAAAAATTAGAATTATTAGGACACTTAGCTAGAACTGGTATTTTGCCTGAAGGTGCTGCTCTTGAAGAAATCTTAGATTTAAACGTGGAAGATATCTTAAGAAGAAGATTACAAACTATTGTATACAATAAAGGTTTAGCTCGTACTCCTAAAGAAGCAAGAATGTTTGTTGTACATGGACACATAGCTTTAAATGGTAAGAAAATTAACTCACCAAGTTATGTAGTTTTAAGAGGACAAGAAGAAGATATTGGATTTTACAGATCTTCCCCTGTAGCTAAACAGATTGAAGAGTACAACAATAGTAAAGCTGATAAAGTTAATACTGAGGAATAG
- a CDS encoding 30S ribosomal protein S13, whose amino-acid sequence MEDDFKHLVRISRKDVNGNKTIEHALTEIKGVGISLSKTMCRTLDLDLDAKIGYIADEDVLRIEEILENPQKFDIPRWMLNRREDYETGDDIHLIESDLDMTLRDDLNRMKKTRSYKGRRHEVGLPVRGQRTKSTFRKSSSVGVKRSRG is encoded by the coding sequence ATGGAAGACGATTTTAAACATTTAGTGCGTATTTCAAGAAAGGATGTAAATGGTAATAAAACCATTGAACATGCTTTAACTGAAATTAAAGGTGTGGGAATCTCTTTATCTAAAACTATGTGCCGTACTTTAGACTTAGATTTAGATGCTAAAATTGGATACATCGCTGACGAAGATGTTTTAAGAATTGAAGAAATTTTGGAAAACCCTCAGAAATTTGACATTCCAAGATGGATGTTAAACCGCAGGGAAGACTATGAAACTGGTGATGACATTCACTTAATCGAATCTGATCTTGATATGACTTTAAGGGATGATTTAAACAGAATGAAAAAGACCAGAAGTTACAAAGGTAGAAGACACGAAGTTGGTTTACCTGTTAGAGGTCAAAGAACCAAATCTACTTTCAGAAAAAGTTCTTCAGTTGGTGTAAAACGTTCACGCGGATAG
- a CDS encoding LemA family protein, whose product MSLIIIVIVVIIVIVIGTIIHMYNNLVGLRNRVKNSYSQIDVQLKRRNDLIPNLVETVKGYASHEKGVLEEVTKARAGVMNASSIEEVSAADNQLTGALKTLFAVAESYPDLKANTNFKELQNELSETEDKIAYSRQFYNDVVLKYNNSCQQFPSNILARLFGFKEETFFEAPETEKAVPKVEF is encoded by the coding sequence ATGAGCCTTATAATAATAGTTATAGTGGTAATAATAGTTATTGTTATTGGAACAATAATACATATGTACAATAATCTTGTTGGACTTAGAAATCGTGTGAAAAACAGTTATTCACAAATTGATGTTCAGCTTAAGCGTAGAAACGATTTAATACCTAATCTTGTTGAAACTGTTAAAGGTTACGCTTCTCACGAAAAAGGTGTTCTTGAAGAAGTTACCAAAGCCAGAGCAGGAGTTATGAATGCATCATCTATTGAAGAAGTAAGTGCTGCAGATAACCAGTTAACAGGAGCATTGAAAACACTTTTTGCGGTTGCTGAAAGTTATCCTGATTTAAAGGCCAACACTAATTTTAAAGAATTGCAAAATGAATTAAGTGAAACTGAAGATAAAATTGCATATTCAAGACAATTTTACAATGATGTTGTTTTAAAATACAATAATTCATGTCAACAATTCCCAAGCAACATTCTTGCACGTTTATTCGGTTTTAAAGAAGAAACATTCTTTGAAGCTCCAGAAACAGAAAAGGCCGTACCTAAAGTTGAATTTTAA